tctttcaatatcaagaaaattaaaaggaataGTTGAGGCACAAGTGATTTTTATGCAGAAGTATAGAAGTATTTCAATAAGTAGACTAAAACTTCAGTGtttatcttcttttaaaaaaagacacagaTCATAGGTATATGATCACAGTCATAGATCACAGTCACTGCAGTCTTActgcattgcttttttttccctcgaaatgaaaaaataaactggTTCACAAAACTTACCAAATCCGCTTTATACTGCCATATCACATAGTTCATGTCTAATCAAAGCAAAAGTACAGACCCGTGCTTCAAGGGAGCTTGAAAGCCTTCTGCTACACCTGacaataaagtattttttctgtgaagacaGCTTCAGTGAACCCAGTAACGCAGAGGAGTCCGTCCAGCTGAACTGACGCAAATGTTGCACGCAGAACTTAGCATGAAAGTGCACTGGCAACAAGCTTTTGAGAATAAGCTCATATCATAAGAGCTTGTGCTTGAAACTACTTTTACAGCTATGGTTATTGTTTCTGTTAAGAGGCACTGCATAAATATGGAGTCATTCATCTAATGCACTTAATATTTCTCAGATGAGGACTATTGCAGTTTTACCCTATGTCTAGGTGTGATAATACTTTGGTTTGCTTCACAGCAGTAGCATTGCACTAGCAATACAGCTGATATTAAAGAGAAGGCTGAAAACGCTTGCAGACTGGAGTTGAAAAACCCAAATCTGCTCCTTTACTTCTTTTCATGCTTCTTGgttaattttcctctttctagTTGGAGGCTTGTACCGGTGTTTGTTCGTTTCTCCTTTTGCTGGCTCTCCTGGGAAACTTGTTGCACTGCTCTGAGGATAGCAGTCTGCACAATCTGCTTGCTGGCAATCTGCAGCTTAAT
The nucleotide sequence above comes from Oenanthe melanoleuca isolate GR-GAL-2019-014 chromosome 2, OMel1.0, whole genome shotgun sequence. Encoded proteins:
- the AKAIN1 gene encoding A-kinase anchor protein inhibitor 1, producing the protein MVFAPGEKPGTEQDEIKLQIASKQIVQTAILRAVQQVSQESQQKEKRTNTGTSLQLERGKLTKKHEKK